The genomic stretch TCGACGGCACGGTCGGCGTGGTCGTCGCCATGCAGCGCCGCGAGGAGGCGGCCCGCTGGCTCGCCGGACTCGGTGACCGGGTGGTGGCCCTCGGCTCCCTGGAGGCCAAGGGCCTGGAGTACGACGCCACCGTCGTCGTCTCCCCGGCGGAGATCGCCGACGAGTCCCCGGCCGGCCTGCGCGTCCTCTACGTCGCCCTCACCCGCGCCACCCAGCAGCTGACGGTGGTCTCCGGCGAACGGGACGAGCCGGACGCGACGGGGGTGCCGGACCTTCTCCGGGACTGACTGCCGGGACGGGAATGGGCTTACGGGATCGGTTTGTTAGCCTGGGTGTGACACCGGCCCGATCCAAGCCCCCGGGCCCAACCTTCGTCGCTACGAGCGACCACTTGCCGCGAGGCGAGCATGGCGGGTCGGTGTCACTTCAGCTTCCGAGAGGCCCACGTCGCGACTGTGACGTGGGCCTCTTTGCTGCGCTTCCACCGACACCTCAATTCTCGTATGGTGGAAGATGTTTTCCGAAGAAGGCACCCAGGTGCCCTCGCCCGGTGAACAAAAAGTCCGCAATCCAGGGCGGCTACCGCGTACTCAGCGGTAGGTGCGACGATCGGACGGCACAACTTCGCGACACGGTGAAAGCAGAGGAAGTCGGCCATGGCAACGGCGCCCAGCGTCTCCTACTCGATGACGGTCCGGCTGGAGGTGCCCGCGAGCGGAACCGCGGTTTCCCAGCTCACCACGGCCGTCGAGTCCCACGGAGGCTCGGTCACCGGCCTCGACGTCACCGCGTCCGGGCACGAGAAGCTCCGTATCGACGTCACCATCGCGGCGACGTCCACCGCCCACGCCGACGAGATCGTGGAGCAGCTCAGGACCATCGAGGGCGTCACCCTCGGCAAGGTCTCCGACCGTACGTTCCTGATGCACCTCGGCGGCAAGATCGAGATGGCGTCGAAGCATCCCATCCGCAACCGTGACGACCTCTCCATGATCTACACCCCGGGTGTGGCCCGGGTCTGCATGGCCATCGCCGAGAACCCCGAGGACGCCCGCCGCCTCACCATCAAGCGCAACTCCGTCGCGGTCGTCACCGACGGCTCCGCGGTCCTCGGCCTCGGCAACATCGGCCCCAAGGCAGCGCTGCCGGTCATGGAGGGCAAGGCGGCCCTGTTCAAGCGGTTCGCCGGGATCGACGCCTGGCCGATCTGCCTGGACACCCAGGACACCGACGCGATCGTCGAGATCGTGAAGGCCATCGCCCCGGGCTTCGCGGGCATCAATCTGGAGGACATCTCCGCCCCCCGCTGCTTCGAGATCGAGGCCCGGCTGCGCGAGGCCCTCGACATCCCCGTCTTCCACGACGACCAGCACGGCACGGCCATCGTCGTCCTCGCGGCCCTGACCAACGCGCTGCGTGTGGCCGGCAAGTCGATCGAGGGCATCCGGGTCGTCATGTCCGGCGCCGGCGCGGCCGGTACGGCCATCCTGAAGCTGCTGATCGCGGCGGGTGTGAAGAACGCCGTCGTCGCCGACATCCACGGCGTGGTGCACGCCGGGCGCGCGGACCTGGTGGACGCGGCGGCCGACTCGCCGCTGCGCTGGATCGCCGACAACACCAACCCCGAGGGCCTGACCGGCACCCTGAAGGAGGCCGTGCGCGGCGCGGACGTCTTCATCGGTGTCTCCGCCCCGAACGTCATCGACGGCACCGACGTGGCCGCGATGGCGGAGGGCGCGATCGTGTTCGCGCTCGCGAACCCGGACCCCGAGGTGGACCCGGCAATCGCCCGTCAGACGGCGGCTGTTGTGGCCACCGGCCGCTCCGACTTCCCGAACCAGATCAACAACGTGCTGGTCTTCCCGGGTGTGTTCCGCGGTCTGCTGGACGCGCAGTCCCGCACGGTCAACACCGAGATGATGCTGGCGGCCGCGAAGGCCCTGGCGGACGTGGTGACCGAGGACGAGCTGAACCCCAACTACATCATCCCGAGCGTTTTCAACGACAAGGTCGCGGGCGCGGTGGCGGGTGCGGTGCGGGAGGCCGCGAAGGCGGCCGGGGTCGGCTCGGGCAACAACTCCGGCGTCTGAACGGCGCCGGAACGGCGTCCGGCGGACGTGACGATCGCCACGGCAAGCCCTTGTAGCGGCGCGTCGTGGAACCGAGGGCCTGTTTCGGCCGTTTAGGGTGTCGGCCAGGCTCAGCCCTCTTTTCGTGTGACTCCCAAGGGTGTTCTCACGACTCGGACGGGTGCCGGATTGGCTTTCCCGCCGCAGGTAGGGGCAGGATGCGTCTCTGGGCGCGAGGGTCTGACGACGGACCCGGGTCCGGGGACTGTCATAGGACCCTGGCAGCATCGGCTTCGCTGTGCCCACTATGCGGCTCCGCCGCGTGGCACGCCTCAACAGCAAGAAGAACACGGGAGTAACAACATGAACCGCAGTGAGCTGGTGGCCGCCCTGGCCGACCGTGCCGAGGTGACCCGCAAGGACGCCGACGCCGTGCTGGCCGCGTTCGCCGAGACCGTCGGCGAGATCGTCGCCAAGGGCGACGAGAAGGTCACCATCCCCGGCTTCCTGACCTTCGAGCGCACCCACCGTGCCGCTCGCACCGCGCGCAACCCGCAGACCGGCGACCCGATCCAGATCCCGGCCGGCTACAGCGTGAAGGTTTCGGCGGGCAGCAAGCTCAAGGAAGCCGCCAAGGGCAAGTAAGCCTGACGGTACGTCCGGGACGACGTACAGGGCTCAGAAACGCCAATGGGGCGGCCACCCGAGTCCGGGTGGCCGCCCCATCGCTGTCCGTACGGCGGGTAAGGCCGGGTACTAGCCCAGCGCCTTGCCCGGGAGTTCCACCTTCGCGCCCAGTTCCACGAGCTTCTCCATGCTGTGTTTTCCCGGGGGACAACCCCCGGACCCCCGGCCGGAGGGCGCTGCCGTCGGCGGGGGCCGAGAGCCTGGCGTCAGCCCAGCGCCTTGCCCGGGAGTTCCACCTTCGCACCCAGTTCCACGAGCTTCTCCATGAAGTTCTCGTAGCCGCGGTTGATCAGGTCGATGCCGTGGACGCGGGACGTGCCCTGGGCCGCCAGGGCCGCGATGAGGTAGGAGAAGCCGCCGCGGAGGTCGGGGATGACCAGGTCGGCGCCCTGGAGTTTCGTGGGTCCTGAGACGACCGCGGAGTGCAGGAAGTTGCGCTGGCCGAAGCGGCAGTCGGAGCCGCCGAGGCACTCGCGGTAGAGCTGGATGTGCGCGCCCATCTGGTTCAGCGCGGAGGTGAAGCCGAGGCGGGACTCGTAGACCGTCTCGTGGATGATGGACAGGCCCGTGGCCTGGGTGAGGGCCACCACCAGCGGCTGCTGCCAGTCCGTCTGGAAGCCGGGGTGCACGTCCGTCTCCAGCGCGATGGACTTCAACTGGCCGCCGGGGTGCCAGAAGCGGATGCCCTCGTCGTCGATCTCGAAGGCGCCGCCCACCTTGCGGTAGGTGTTCAGGAACGTCATCATCGAGCGCTGCTGGGCGCCGCGGACGTAGATGTTGCCCTCGGTCGCCAGTGCGGCGGACGCCCAGGAGGCGGCCTCCAGACGGTCCGGCAGGGCGCGGTGGGTGTAGCCGCCGAGCTTGTCCACACCGGTGATACGGATCGTGCGGTCGGTGTCCACGCCGATGATGGCGCCCATCTTCTGCAACACGCAGATGAGGTCCTCGATCTCCGGCTCCACGGCCGCGTTCGAGAGCTCGGTGACACCCTCCGCGAGGACCGCCGTCAGCAGCACCTGCTCGGTCGCGCCGACGGACGGGTACGGCAGCCGGATCTTCGTGCCGCGCAGCCGCTGCGGGGCCTCCAGATACTGACCGTCGGCCCGCTTCTCGATGGTCGCGCCGAACTGCCGCAGCACCTCGAAGTGGAAGTCGATGGGCCGGCCGCCGATGTCGCAGCCGCCGAGACCCGGGATGAAGGCGTGCCCGAGGCGGTGCAGCAGCGGACCGCACAGGAGGATCGGGATACGGCTCGAACCCGCGTGGGCATCGATGTCAGCGACGTTCGCGCTCTCCACGTGCGAGGGGTCCATGACCAGTTCGCCGGGCTCGTCGCCCGGACGGACCGTCACACCGTGCAGTTGGAGCAGTCCGCGTACGACCCGGACATCACGAATGTCCGGTACGTTGCGCAGTCGACTTGGCTCACTGCCGAGCAGGGCGGCGACCATTGCCTTCGGTACGAGGTTCTTCGCACCGCGGACACGGATCTCGCCCTCCAGCGGGGTTCCGCCGTGGACAAGCAGTACGTCATCAGCGCCGTTGACGGTCATGTATCTCGCGTTCCGATGAGATGGGCAGGGGCCGAGGAAACAGGGTAAACGCCGCCCACCCCCCTTCAGTAAGCCCAAGTACCGCCCAGCTTCGTCATAGCTGTGTCACAACACGAACGGTTCTTCGCCGGGCACGAGGGGTCACCGGGGCGGGTGTGCGCCGGGGGCGCCCGACGCCGCGCTGAGCTGCGTTCACTCCCTTACCGGGATTGCCTCCCCACACGAAGGGAAGATGCGGGATCATGTCTGGCATGACCGAGGTGTCCTCGCTCACAGGGCGGTTGCTCGTGGCAACGCCCGCCCTGGCGGACCCGAACTTCGACCGCGCGGTGGTGCTCCTTCTCGACCACGACGAGGAGGGCTCGCTCGGCGTCGTCCTCAACCGTCCGACCCCGGTGGACGTCGGCGACATCCTGGAGGGCTGGGGCGAGCTCGCGGGCGAGCCCGGGGTCGTCTTCCAGGGCGGTCCGGTCTCTCTCGACTCCGCCCTCGGTGTCGCCGTCATTCCCGGCGGGGCGAGCGGTGAGAGCGCCCCGCTCGGCTGGCGGCGGGTGCACGGCGCGATCGGTCTGGTCGATCTGGAGACCCCGCCCGAGCTGCTCGCCTCGGCCCTCGGCTCGCTGCGGATCTTCGCCGGGTACGCCGGCTGGGGGCCCGGTCAGCTGGAGGACGAGCTGGTGGAGGGCGCCTGGTACGTCGTGGAGTCGGAGCCGGGCGATGTCTCCTCGCCGGCCCCGGAGAGACTCTGGCGGGAGGTGCTGCGCCGCCAGCGCAACGAACTCGCGATGGTGGCCACGTATCCGGACGACCCTTCGCTCAACTGACGCATGTGAGCTTCAGTACTCTTGGTTGTTATGAGCACTCTTGAGCCCGAGCGCGGGACTGGTACGGGGACCCTCGTAGAGCCGACGCCGCAGGTGTCCCACGGCGACGGCGACCACGAGCGCTTCGCCCACTACGTCCAGAAGGACAAGATCATGGCGAGCGCCCTCGACGGGACCCCCGTCGTGGCGCTGTGCGGCAAGGTCTGGGTGCCCGGCCGCGATCCGAAGAAGTACCCGGTGTGTCCCATGTGCAAGGAGATCTACGAGTCCATGGGCGCCGGCGGCGACGACAAGGGCAAGGGCGGCGACAAGAAGAAGTAGTCCCGCTGCTCCTCGTCTGAAGTTCTCGAAGGCCCCCGGGGCGCGCTTTGTGGCGCGATCCGGGGGCCTTCGTGTGTCACGAAGTGGTTGAGACCTCTTGTCGTCGTGTTCATGTAGTCCCTAGCCTCCGGTTTGTTGTTGTGCAGAGCAAAACAGTCATTGCATATGTTGCAACGCTCGGAGGATTGCTCCATGAAGCTCCCCGCCCGTCTGGCCGTGCTCCTCGCCGTCATGGCCGCCACCGCCTGCGCGCCCCAGACGTCCGACAACTCCGCGTCCGACAAGGACGAGCAGACCGGCACCCTGCGCGTCTGGCTCTTCCAGGAGGTCAGCAACCAGCCCAAGGAGAAGGTCGTCGACTCCGTCCTCGCGGCCTTCGAGAAGGCGCACAAGGACACGAAGGTCACCGTCGAGTACATCCCCGTCGAGACCCGCGCCCAGCGCATCAAGGCCGCCTTCAACGACCCCAAGAGCGCGCCCGACGTCATCGAGTACGGCAACACCGACACCGCCGGCTACGTGAAGGACGGCGGACTCCTCGACGTCACCGAGGAGTTCCGCGACTGGCCCGAGGCCAAGGACACCGACCCCACCGCCAGGCAGTCGGTCACGGTGGACGGCAAGGTCTACGGCGCCCCCTACTTCGTCGGCGTCCGCGCGCTGTACTACCGCACGGACGTCTTCGACGAACTCGGGCTCGAAGTCCCGAGGACCCAGGCCGAGCTGATCTCCACGGCGAAGGAGATACGGGCCGAGAAGCCGGAGCTGTACGGCCTCGCCGTGGGCGGCGCCTACACCTACGGCGCGATGCCCTTCGTCTGGTCCAACGGCGGCGAACTGGCCACCGGCAAGGGCGGCTCGTACGCCTCCGCCATCGACAGCGCCGCCGCGCAGAAGGGCATCAAGGCGTACACGTCGTTGTTCGGCGACGACAACTGCCCGGCCGCGACCTGCGCCGGCATGGGCGGCAACGACACCGTGACGGCGTTCGCCTCCGGCAAGGCCGGGATGGCGATCGGCGGGGACTTCAGCCACGCCGCGGTGGAGGCCGGGAAGGTCAAGGGCAAGTACGCGGTCGTCCCGCTGCCCGGGGTGAAGGAGGGGGAGATCGCTCCCGCCTTCGCGGGCGGCAACAACATCGGCGTACTGAAGAGCACGACGCACCGCACGCTCGCGGTGGACCTGATGAAGCGGCTCGCCTCCAAGAAGACGCAGGCCTCGATGTTCGACGCGATGGGCTTCCTGCCGACCTACTCCGACGTACGGCAGCAGGCGGCGGCGAAGGAGCCGTTCGTGAAGCCGTTCGTGCAAACCCTGGGTTCGGGCACGAAGTTCGTCCCGGCGTCTCCCGCGTGGGCCCAGATCGACTCCTCGCTGGTGCTGCCGACGATGTTCCAGGAGATCGTGAGCGGCAAGAAGACGGTGGCGGCAGCCTCCAAGGACGCGGCAGCGAAGATGAATGACGCGTTCGGGTCCCTCGGGTGACCTCGGTGACCCACCGCAAGACCTGGACTCCCTGGCTCTATCTCGCTCCTGCTCTCGTCGTCCTCGGCGGCCTCCTCGCCTACCCCATCTACCAGCTCGGCCTGATCTCCCTCTTCCACTACACCCAGGCCCAGGTCAGTGGTGGGGAGCCGAGCACCTTCGAGGGGTTCGGGAACTATGCCGAGCTGTTCGGGGACTCCCAGTTCTGGGAAGTCCTGCTGGCCACCGTGGTGTTCGCGGCGGCCTGTGTGGTGTCGACGCTCGCTGTCGGGTGCGCGCTCGCCGTGCTGCTCACCCGGGTGCGGGCCGTGCCGCGGCTCGCGCTGATGCTGGCGGCGCTCGGGGCCTGGGCCACCCCGGCCGTCACCGGGTCGACCGTGTGGCTGTTCCTGTTCGACGCCGACTTCGGGCCCGTGAACCGGGTGCTGGGCCTCGGCGACCACTCCTGGACGTACGGGAGGTTCAGCGCCTTCTTTCTCGTCCTGCTCGAAGTGGTGTGGTGCTCCTTCCCGTTCGTGATGGTCACCGTCTACGCCGGGATCCGCGCCGTGCCCGGCGAGGTGCTGGAGGCCGCCGCGCTGGACGGCGCCTCCCAGTGGCGGATCTGGCGCTCGGTGCTCGCGCCGATGCTGCGGCCGATCCTGGTCGTGGTCACCATCCAGTCCGTCATCTGGGACTTCAAGGTGTTCACCCAGATCTACGTCATGACCAACGGCGGCGGCATCGCGGGCCAGAACCTGGTCCTCAACGTGTACGCCTACCAGAAGGCGTTCGCCTCCTCGCAGTACAGCCTCGGCTCGGCGATCGGCATCGTGATGCTGCTGATCCTGCTCGCGGTGACGCTCGGGTACCTGCGACTGCTGCGCCGCCAGGGGGAGGAGCTGTGAATCTTCTTCGAGGCCTTGTGGCCCGCCCGTGGCGGTTCGCCGCGGAAGCGACCGCGCTGCTG from Streptomyces davaonensis JCM 4913 encodes the following:
- a CDS encoding NAD-dependent malic enzyme: MATAPSVSYSMTVRLEVPASGTAVSQLTTAVESHGGSVTGLDVTASGHEKLRIDVTIAATSTAHADEIVEQLRTIEGVTLGKVSDRTFLMHLGGKIEMASKHPIRNRDDLSMIYTPGVARVCMAIAENPEDARRLTIKRNSVAVVTDGSAVLGLGNIGPKAALPVMEGKAALFKRFAGIDAWPICLDTQDTDAIVEIVKAIAPGFAGINLEDISAPRCFEIEARLREALDIPVFHDDQHGTAIVVLAALTNALRVAGKSIEGIRVVMSGAGAAGTAILKLLIAAGVKNAVVADIHGVVHAGRADLVDAAADSPLRWIADNTNPEGLTGTLKEAVRGADVFIGVSAPNVIDGTDVAAMAEGAIVFALANPDPEVDPAIARQTAAVVATGRSDFPNQINNVLVFPGVFRGLLDAQSRTVNTEMMLAAAKALADVVTEDELNPNYIIPSVFNDKVAGAVAGAVREAAKAAGVGSGNNSGV
- a CDS encoding HU family DNA-binding protein, which translates into the protein MNRSELVAALADRAEVTRKDADAVLAAFAETVGEIVAKGDEKVTIPGFLTFERTHRAARTARNPQTGDPIQIPAGYSVKVSAGSKLKEAAKGK
- the murA gene encoding UDP-N-acetylglucosamine 1-carboxyvinyltransferase, whose protein sequence is MTVNGADDVLLVHGGTPLEGEIRVRGAKNLVPKAMVAALLGSEPSRLRNVPDIRDVRVVRGLLQLHGVTVRPGDEPGELVMDPSHVESANVADIDAHAGSSRIPILLCGPLLHRLGHAFIPGLGGCDIGGRPIDFHFEVLRQFGATIEKRADGQYLEAPQRLRGTKIRLPYPSVGATEQVLLTAVLAEGVTELSNAAVEPEIEDLICVLQKMGAIIGVDTDRTIRITGVDKLGGYTHRALPDRLEAASWASAALATEGNIYVRGAQQRSMMTFLNTYRKVGGAFEIDDEGIRFWHPGGQLKSIALETDVHPGFQTDWQQPLVVALTQATGLSIIHETVYESRLGFTSALNQMGAHIQLYRECLGGSDCRFGQRNFLHSAVVSGPTKLQGADLVIPDLRGGFSYLIAALAAQGTSRVHGIDLINRGYENFMEKLVELGAKVELPGKALG
- a CDS encoding YqgE/AlgH family protein gives rise to the protein MTEVSSLTGRLLVATPALADPNFDRAVVLLLDHDEEGSLGVVLNRPTPVDVGDILEGWGELAGEPGVVFQGGPVSLDSALGVAVIPGGASGESAPLGWRRVHGAIGLVDLETPPELLASALGSLRIFAGYAGWGPGQLEDELVEGAWYVVESEPGDVSSPAPERLWREVLRRQRNELAMVATYPDDPSLN
- a CDS encoding DUF3039 domain-containing protein, with product MSTLEPERGTGTGTLVEPTPQVSHGDGDHERFAHYVQKDKIMASALDGTPVVALCGKVWVPGRDPKKYPVCPMCKEIYESMGAGGDDKGKGGDKKK
- a CDS encoding extracellular solute-binding protein; its protein translation is MKLPARLAVLLAVMAATACAPQTSDNSASDKDEQTGTLRVWLFQEVSNQPKEKVVDSVLAAFEKAHKDTKVTVEYIPVETRAQRIKAAFNDPKSAPDVIEYGNTDTAGYVKDGGLLDVTEEFRDWPEAKDTDPTARQSVTVDGKVYGAPYFVGVRALYYRTDVFDELGLEVPRTQAELISTAKEIRAEKPELYGLAVGGAYTYGAMPFVWSNGGELATGKGGSYASAIDSAAAQKGIKAYTSLFGDDNCPAATCAGMGGNDTVTAFASGKAGMAIGGDFSHAAVEAGKVKGKYAVVPLPGVKEGEIAPAFAGGNNIGVLKSTTHRTLAVDLMKRLASKKTQASMFDAMGFLPTYSDVRQQAAAKEPFVKPFVQTLGSGTKFVPASPAWAQIDSSLVLPTMFQEIVSGKKTVAAASKDAAAKMNDAFGSLG
- a CDS encoding carbohydrate ABC transporter permease, translating into MTSVTHRKTWTPWLYLAPALVVLGGLLAYPIYQLGLISLFHYTQAQVSGGEPSTFEGFGNYAELFGDSQFWEVLLATVVFAAACVVSTLAVGCALAVLLTRVRAVPRLALMLAALGAWATPAVTGSTVWLFLFDADFGPVNRVLGLGDHSWTYGRFSAFFLVLLEVVWCSFPFVMVTVYAGIRAVPGEVLEAAALDGASQWRIWRSVLAPMLRPILVVVTIQSVIWDFKVFTQIYVMTNGGGIAGQNLVLNVYAYQKAFASSQYSLGSAIGIVMLLILLAVTLGYLRLLRRQGEEL